From a single Solanum dulcamara chromosome 4, daSolDulc1.2, whole genome shotgun sequence genomic region:
- the LOC129887460 gene encoding ruBisCO large subunit-binding protein subunit beta, chloroplastic, protein MASTFAGMSSAGPLAAPRTSSNKLSSVANISSTSFGSKRNVALRKTRRPTILAAAKELHFNKDGSAIKKLQNGVNKLADLVGVTLGPKGRNVVLESKYGAPKIVNDGVTVAREVELEDPVENIGAKLVRQAAAKTNDLAGDGTTTSVVLAQGLIAEGVKVVAAGANPVLITRGIEKTAKALVAELKNMSKEVEDSELADVAAVSAGNNLEVGSMIAEAMSKVGRKGVVTLEEGKSAENSLRVVEGMQFDRGYVSPYFVTDSEKMSVEYENCKLLLVDKKITNARDLVNVLEDAIRNGYPILIIAEDIEQEALATLVVNKLRGALKVAALKAPGFGERKSQYLDDIATLTGGTVIREELGLTLDKADKEVLGHAAKVVLTKDATTIVGDGSTQEAVNKRVAQIKNLIEAADQDYEKEKLNERIAKLSGGVAVIQVGAQTETELKEKKLRVEDALNATKAAVEEGIVVGGGCTLLRLAAKVDAIKGTLSNDEEKVGADIVKRALSYPLKLIAKNAGVNGSVVSEKVLSSDDPKFGYNAATGNYEDLMAAGIIDPTKVVRCCLEHAASVAKTFLMSDCVVVEIKEPEPAVAGNPMDNSGYGY, encoded by the exons ATGGCATCTACTTTCGCTGGTATGTCCTCAGCAGGTCCCTTGGCTGCTCCCAGAACTTCTTCAAACAAGCTTTCCTCTGTTGCTAATATATCTTCCACCTCTTTCGGGAGCAAAAGAAATGTTGCACTAAGAAAGACACGCAGGCCAACAATTTTGGCTGCAGCTAAAGAGTTGCACTTCAACAAGGATGGGTCAGCTATCAAGAAGCTGCAG AATGGTGTGAACAAACTTGCTGATCTAGTTGGAGTTACTCTTGGCCCAAAAGGAAGGAATGTTGTCCTTGAGAGCAAGTATGGTGCTCCAAAAATTGTTAATGATGGAGTTACTGTGGCCAGAGAG GTTGAATTAGAGGATCCAGTAGAAAACATTGGTGCAAAACTAGTGAGACAAGCTGCTGCCAAAACCAATGACCTGGCTGGGGATGGGACTACAACATCCGTAGTGCTAGCTCAGGGCCTAATTGCTGAAGGTGTTAAG GTGGTTGCAGCTGGTGCAAACCCTGTTCTGATCACCAGAGGAATTGAGAAGACAGCAAAAGCATTAGTAGCTGAGTTGAAGAATATGTCAaaagag GTGGAAGACAGTGAACTAGCAGATGTGGCTGCAGTAAGTGCTGGGAACAACTTGGAAGTAGGGAGTATGATTGCTGAAGCCATGAGTAAGGTTGGAAGGAAAGGTGTTGTGACACTAGAAGAGGGTAAAAGTGCTGAAAACAGTCTCCGCGTGGTTGAAGGAATGCAATTTGACCGTGGTTATGTCTCTCCTTACTTTGTTACTGACAGTGAGAAAATGTCTGTTGAATATGAAAACTGTAAG TTGCTACTGGTTGATAAAAAGATAACAAATGCAAGAGATCTTGTTAATGTCCTGGAAGATGCTATCAGAAATGGTTACCCAATTTTAATTATTGCCGAAGATATTGAGCAAGAAGCACTGGCAACTCTTGTTGTCAATAAGCTTAGAGGTGCCTTAAAGGTTGCTGCACTTAAAGCTCCTGGTTTTGGTGAGCGAAAAAGCCAGTATCTTGATGACATAGCAACCCTTACTGGAG GCACTGTTATTAGGGAGGAACTTGGCCTTACCTTGGACAAGGCTGACAAGGAAGTTCTAGGTCATGCTGCTAAAGTAGTGCTCACCAAGGATGCCACTACAATTGTTGGTGATGGTAGCACTCAGGAAGCAGTCAATAAACGTGTTGCACAGATTAAAAACTTGATAGAG GCTGCAGATCAAGATTACGAAAAGGAAAAGCTAAATGAAAGAATTGCTAAGTTATCAGGAGGTGTGGCTGTCATACAG GTCGGAGCCCAAACTGAaactgagttgaaagagaagAAACTTAGAGTGGAAGATGCTCTCAACGCAACAAAG GCTGCTGTTGAGGAAGGTATTGTTGTTGGAGGAGGGTGCACACTCCTCAGACTTGCTGCAAAAGTTGATGCCATAAAGGGAACCCTTTCAAATGATGAGGAAAAG GTTGGAGCTGATATTGTCAAAAGAGCATTAAGCTACCCTTTGAAGTTGATTGCTAAAAATGCTGGCGTTAATGGAAGTGTTGTCAGTGAGAAG GTGCTCTCAAGTGACGATCCAAAATTTGGATATAATGCTGCAACTGGCAACTATGAAGACTTAATGGCTGCTGGCATCATTGATCCAACAAAG GTGGTGAGATGTTGTCTGGAGCATGCGGCATCTGTGGCTAAGACATTCTTGATGTCAGATTGTGTGGTGGTTGAGATAAAGGAGCCCGAACCAGCAGTTGCTGGCAACCCAATGGACAACTCAG GATATGGTTACTAG